The following proteins are co-located in the Salvelinus namaycush isolate Seneca chromosome 31, SaNama_1.0, whole genome shotgun sequence genome:
- the LOC120025818 gene encoding NF-kappa-B inhibitor-like protein 1 isoform X1 → MATRKQKKMIRYVEDGSLMKLKSYFRKHSDLDVNFSQGKKRRTPLHLACSLRDDAILRLLLKYGANILQKDKKGDTPLHIAANKALKHGKRVYDDLVLPLQKSCPDAMVAPNNAGVTPQDLLQWMKFEKTAPREKSSQATDAEKEWQEKLFGECQDEFFETFGQYDADDLFAEDTDEEDFQDWADRIRQEYVTKQHAEAQRLASSGFHGKRKKEADEEDRANRELHERLQREHEEYLARAARKEEETRQGKKQRYEERCADTFNTDTAAAATTKLSYRDIPWPAAKGSVEEMVEVMLHGADRKDMPVFRKLLRRQQTVWHPDRFAQRCGTRLEEGDKQRILETVTALSQELNRLAQSLR, encoded by the exons ATGGCGACTCGTAAACAGAAAAAGATGATAAGATACGTGGAAGATGGCAGTTTAATGAAGCTGAAGTCCTACTTCCGGAAACACTCCGACCTCGACGTCAACTTCTCCCAGGGTAAAAAGCGCAGGACTCCCCTGCACCTGGCCTGCTCGCTCCGTGATGACGCCATCCTTCGGCTTTTGTTGAAGTATGGAGCCAACATCCTTCAGAAAGACAAGAAAGGGGACACGCCCCTACACATTGCTGCTAACAAGGCTCTGAAACATGGCAAAAGAG TTTATGATGACCTCGTCTTGCCCCTTCAAAAGAGTTGCCCAGATGCCATGGTTGCACCAAATAATGCAGGAGTTACACCTCAGGACCTGCTGCAATGGATGAAATTTGAGAAG ACTGCACCTAGGGAAAAGTCTTCACAAGCGACAGACGCTGAGAAAGAGTGGCAAGAGAAGCTCTTTGGGGAATGCCAGGATGAGTTTTTTGAAACATTTGGACAATATGATG CAGATGATTTATTTGCGGAAGATACCGATGAGGAGGACTTTCAAGACTGGGCAGATAGAATTAGACAGGAGTATGTCACTAAACAGCATGCAGAGGCTCAAAGACTGGCATCCTCAGGTTTTCAtgggaagaggaagaaagaggcgGATGAGGAGGATCGGGCTAACAGAGAGCTGCATGAGAGGCTACAGAGGGAGCATGAAGAGTACCTGGCGCGTGCTGCACGGAAAGAGGAGGAGACGCGTCAGGGGAAGAAGCAGCGCTACGAGGAGCGATGTGCAGATACCTTCAACACTGACACTGCAGCAGCGGCCACCACAAAACTGAGTTATCGGGACATCCCCTGGCCGGCAGCAAAGGGCTCAGTGGAGGAGATGGTGGAGGTGATGCTGCATGGTGCAGATAGGAAAGACATGCCAGTGTTCCGTAAACTCCTCAGGCGCCAGCAGACCGTTTGGCACCCGGATAGGTTTGCCCAGCGCTGTGGGACCCGGCTGGAGGAGGGAGACAAGCAGAGGATCCTGGAAACTGTCACTGCTCTCTCACAGGAGCTCAATAGACTGGCTCAGAGCCTCAGGTGA
- the LOC120025818 gene encoding NF-kappa-B inhibitor-like protein 1 isoform X2, which produces MATRKQKKMIRYVEDGSLMKLKSYFRKHSDLDVNFSQGKKRRTPLHLACSLRDDAILRLLLKYGANILQKDKKGDTPLHIAANKALKHGKRVYDDLVLPLQKSCPDAMVAPNNAGVTPQDLLQWMKFEKTAPREKSSQATDAEKEWQEKLFGECQDEFFETFGQYDDDLFAEDTDEEDFQDWADRIRQEYVTKQHAEAQRLASSGFHGKRKKEADEEDRANRELHERLQREHEEYLARAARKEEETRQGKKQRYEERCADTFNTDTAAAATTKLSYRDIPWPAAKGSVEEMVEVMLHGADRKDMPVFRKLLRRQQTVWHPDRFAQRCGTRLEEGDKQRILETVTALSQELNRLAQSLR; this is translated from the exons ATGGCGACTCGTAAACAGAAAAAGATGATAAGATACGTGGAAGATGGCAGTTTAATGAAGCTGAAGTCCTACTTCCGGAAACACTCCGACCTCGACGTCAACTTCTCCCAGGGTAAAAAGCGCAGGACTCCCCTGCACCTGGCCTGCTCGCTCCGTGATGACGCCATCCTTCGGCTTTTGTTGAAGTATGGAGCCAACATCCTTCAGAAAGACAAGAAAGGGGACACGCCCCTACACATTGCTGCTAACAAGGCTCTGAAACATGGCAAAAGAG TTTATGATGACCTCGTCTTGCCCCTTCAAAAGAGTTGCCCAGATGCCATGGTTGCACCAAATAATGCAGGAGTTACACCTCAGGACCTGCTGCAATGGATGAAATTTGAGAAG ACTGCACCTAGGGAAAAGTCTTCACAAGCGACAGACGCTGAGAAAGAGTGGCAAGAGAAGCTCTTTGGGGAATGCCAGGATGAGTTTTTTGAAACATTTGGACAATATGATG ATGATTTATTTGCGGAAGATACCGATGAGGAGGACTTTCAAGACTGGGCAGATAGAATTAGACAGGAGTATGTCACTAAACAGCATGCAGAGGCTCAAAGACTGGCATCCTCAGGTTTTCAtgggaagaggaagaaagaggcgGATGAGGAGGATCGGGCTAACAGAGAGCTGCATGAGAGGCTACAGAGGGAGCATGAAGAGTACCTGGCGCGTGCTGCACGGAAAGAGGAGGAGACGCGTCAGGGGAAGAAGCAGCGCTACGAGGAGCGATGTGCAGATACCTTCAACACTGACACTGCAGCAGCGGCCACCACAAAACTGAGTTATCGGGACATCCCCTGGCCGGCAGCAAAGGGCTCAGTGGAGGAGATGGTGGAGGTGATGCTGCATGGTGCAGATAGGAAAGACATGCCAGTGTTCCGTAAACTCCTCAGGCGCCAGCAGACCGTTTGGCACCCGGATAGGTTTGCCCAGCGCTGTGGGACCCGGCTGGAGGAGGGAGACAAGCAGAGGATCCTGGAAACTGTCACTGCTCTCTCACAGGAGCTCAATAGACTGGCTCAGAGCCTCAGGTGA
- the LOC120025818 gene encoding NF-kappa-B inhibitor-like protein 1 isoform X3 codes for MAKESCPDAMVAPNNAGVTPQDLLQWMKFEKTAPREKSSQATDAEKEWQEKLFGECQDEFFETFGQYDADDLFAEDTDEEDFQDWADRIRQEYVTKQHAEAQRLASSGFHGKRKKEADEEDRANRELHERLQREHEEYLARAARKEEETRQGKKQRYEERCADTFNTDTAAAATTKLSYRDIPWPAAKGSVEEMVEVMLHGADRKDMPVFRKLLRRQQTVWHPDRFAQRCGTRLEEGDKQRILETVTALSQELNRLAQSLR; via the exons ATGGCAAAAGAG AGTTGCCCAGATGCCATGGTTGCACCAAATAATGCAGGAGTTACACCTCAGGACCTGCTGCAATGGATGAAATTTGAGAAG ACTGCACCTAGGGAAAAGTCTTCACAAGCGACAGACGCTGAGAAAGAGTGGCAAGAGAAGCTCTTTGGGGAATGCCAGGATGAGTTTTTTGAAACATTTGGACAATATGATG CAGATGATTTATTTGCGGAAGATACCGATGAGGAGGACTTTCAAGACTGGGCAGATAGAATTAGACAGGAGTATGTCACTAAACAGCATGCAGAGGCTCAAAGACTGGCATCCTCAGGTTTTCAtgggaagaggaagaaagaggcgGATGAGGAGGATCGGGCTAACAGAGAGCTGCATGAGAGGCTACAGAGGGAGCATGAAGAGTACCTGGCGCGTGCTGCACGGAAAGAGGAGGAGACGCGTCAGGGGAAGAAGCAGCGCTACGAGGAGCGATGTGCAGATACCTTCAACACTGACACTGCAGCAGCGGCCACCACAAAACTGAGTTATCGGGACATCCCCTGGCCGGCAGCAAAGGGCTCAGTGGAGGAGATGGTGGAGGTGATGCTGCATGGTGCAGATAGGAAAGACATGCCAGTGTTCCGTAAACTCCTCAGGCGCCAGCAGACCGTTTGGCACCCGGATAGGTTTGCCCAGCGCTGTGGGACCCGGCTGGAGGAGGGAGACAAGCAGAGGATCCTGGAAACTGTCACTGCTCTCTCACAGGAGCTCAATAGACTGGCTCAGAGCCTCAGGTGA
- the LOC120026440 gene encoding V-type proton ATPase 116 kDa subunit a2-like, giving the protein MGSVFRSEEMCLAQLFLQSGSAYDCISELGEMGLVEFRDINPSVNSFQRRFVSEIKRCEEMERILGYLLREIRKANIAVPEDDEICPVAPPPKHVLEIMEQLQRLEVELSEVARNKEKLQRNLLELTEYTHMLRITHTFVHSRSRHEALGPQYEEFQSIESDSGGCTGMQRLGAKLGFVSGLIHRVKVEAFERMLWRVCKGYTILSYAELGESLADLDTGEISKNVVFLISFWGDQIGQKVQKICDCYHCHLYPHPENDEERADVMDSLRTRILDLNNVLHRTEEYLRQGLQKASESAFTWVVQVKKMKAIYHILNLSSFDVTNKCLIAEVWCPVTDLTNLRGALEEGSRKGDATVPSFVNRIPSNDTPPTLLRTNKFTSGFQSIVEAYGVGDYREASPVPYTIITFPFLFAVMFGDLGHGVVMACFALWMVLKEKSHKHKRSDNEIWTVFFKGRYIILMMGLFSVYTGLIYNDCFSKSLNIFGSSWSVRAMFTDQQWTNETLQTNALLSLDPNVTGVFSGPYPFGIDPIWNMAVNRLSFLNSYKMKMSVIIGVVHMSFGVVLSVFNHLHFKHNFNVYLLFLPELLFLLCLFGYLVFMILYKWLAFGARDSRLAPSILIHFINMFLMQGGDNTPLYPGQTGLQVFLVVVALLSVPVLLLGKPVYLYWLHRGGKGLRLRRGYERVRRVSEDDMSQAPAYDDDEEEGLDDLMTSRETQPKEFDFGDVFLHQAIHTIEYCLGCISNTASYLRLWALSLAHAQLSEVLWAMVMRLGLRMTSRLGVLFLVPVFSLFAVLTVSILLVMEGLSAFLHALRLHWVEFQNKFYHGTGIKFAPFKFSTLPSVFEQDGLL; this is encoded by the exons ATGGGGTCGGTGTTCCGAAGTGAAGAGATGTGCTTGGCGCAGTTATTTCTACAGTCCGGTTCAGCATATGATTGCATAAGTGAGCTGGGAGAAATGGGTCTGGTCGAGTTTCGAGAT ATCAACCCCAGTGTCAACTCGTTCCAGCGACGCTTCGTCAGCGAAATCAAGAGATgtgaagagatggagagaattcTGG GGTACCTTTTGAGGGAGATCCGAAAGGCAAATATTGCTGTGCCAGAAGATGATGAAATCTGTCCAGTCGCCCCTCCCCCCAAACATGTCCTTGAAATCATG GAGCAGCTCCAAAGGCTGGAGGTGGAGCTTAGCGAGGTGGCCAGGAACAAAGAGAAGCTGCAGCGGAATCTTCTGGAGCTGACCGAGTACACGCACATGCTGAGGATCACACACACCTTCGTACACAGCCGCTCCCGG CATGAGGCCCTTGGCCCCCAGTATGAAGAGTTCCAATCCATTGAGTCAGACTCTGGAGGCTGCACTGGCATGCAGAGACTGGGAGCCAAGCTGGG GTTTGTGTCAGGCCTAATCCACCGGGTGAAGGTGGAGGCCTTTGAGCGCATGTTGTGGAGGGTGTGTAAGGGGTACACTATCCTCAGCTATGCAGAGCTGGGCGAGAGCCTTGCTGACCTGGACACG GGTGAGATCAGCAAAAATGTTGTGTTCCTTATCTCATTCTGGGGAGACCAGATTGGACAGAAGGTCCAAAAGATCTGCGATTG TTACCACTGTCACCTTTACCCCCACCCTGAGAATGACGAGGAGAGGGCAGATGTAATGGACAGCCTAAGGACCCGCATCCTGGACTTGAACAAT GTGCTCCACCGCACTGAGGAGTACCTGAGGCAGGGGCTGCAGAAGGCCTCAGAGTCGGCCTTCACCTGGGTAGTGCAAGTGAAGAAGATGAAGGCCATCTACCACATCCTCAACCTGAGTAGCTTTGACGTCACCAACAAGTGTCTCATTGCTGAGGTGTGGTGCCCTGTCACTGACCTGACCAACCTGCGGGGGGCGTTGGAGGAAGGTTCG AGAAAAGGTGATGCCACTGTACCATCCTTTGTAAACCGAATCCCAAGCAACGACACACCACCTACGCTCTTGAGAACAAACAAGTTCACCTCTGGCTTTCAGAGTATTGTGGAGGCTTACGGAGTTGGAGACTACAGGGAGGCTAGTCCAG TTCCCTACACCATCATTACGTTCCCCTTCCTGTTTGCGGTCATGTTTGGGGACCTTGGTCATGGTGTGGTCATGGCATGCTTTGCcctgtggatggtgttgaaagAGAAAAGCCACAAGCACAAGCGCTCTGATAATGAG ATCTGGACAGTGTTCTTCAAGGGACGTTATATCATACTAATGATGGGCCTTTTCTCTGTGTACACGGGGCTGATCTATAATGACTGCTTCTCCAAGTCACTCAACATATTTGGCTCAAGCTGGAGTGTTAGGGCTATGTTCACAGATCAGCAGTGGAC AAATGAAACTCTCCAAACGAATGCTTTGCTCTCCCTTGATCCCAATGTCACTGGTGTCTTTAGTGGACCATACCCCTTTGGCATCGATCCT ATATGGAACATGGCAGTGAATCGTCTGTCCTTCCTGAACTCCTACAAGATGAAGATGTCCGTCATCATAGGGGTCGTGCACATGAGCTTTGGGGTGGTGCTCAGTGTCTTCAACCATCT GCACTTCAAACATAATTTCAACGTCTACCTGCTGTTCCTCCCTGAGTTGCTGTTCCTGCTATGTCTCTTTGGCTACCTGGTTTTCATGATCCTCTACAAGTGGCTGGCGTTCGGTGCACGTGACTCCCGCCTGGCCCCCAGCATCCTCATCCACTTTATCAACATGTTCCTCATGCAGGGAGGGGACAACACCCCTCTCTACCCTGGACAG ACTGGGCTGCAGGTCTTCCTGGTGGTGGTGGCTCTGCTGTCTGTGCCTGTGCTGCTGTTAGGAAAACCAGTCTACCTCTACTGGCTGCACCGTGGAGGGAAGGGCCTGCGATTACGCAGG GGATATGAGAGAGTGAGGCGTGTGAGTGAGGATGATATGTCCCAAGCACCAGCATACGatgatgatgaggaagagggaTTGGATGACCTCATGACCAGCAGAGAGACCCAGCCTAAGGAG TTTGACTTTGGGGATGTGTTCCTGCACCAAGCCATCCACACCATAGAGTATTGCCTGGGCTGCATCTCCAACACGGCGTCTTACCTACGTCTCTGGGCCCTCAGTTTGGCCCACGCTC AGCTTTCGGAGGTGCTGTGGGCCATGGTGATGCGTCTGGGCCTCAGGATGACCTCCAGACTGGGGGTGCTGTTTCTGGTACCAGTGTTCAGCCTTTTCGCTGTGCTCACTGTATCCATCCTGCTGGTCATGGAAGGGCTCTCAGCCTTCCTCCATGCCCTCCGGCTGCACTG GGTGGAGTTCCAGAATAAGTTCTATCATGGGACGGGTATCAAGTTTGCCCCCTTCAAGTTCTCCACCCTGCCCTCAGTCTTTGAGCAGGACGGTTTACTGTGA